The sequence CCATGAGCTCGTGTTCACGAAGAGGTCGATTGAAACTGAAGTCAAACCGGAGGCGGTCAAGAGCCACCAATGAACCCGCTTGAGCTGTTTCCTGACCAATTACTTTCTTTAGTGCTGCTTGAAGTAAATGTGTAGCTGTATGATGGACCTGgaaatataacaaaattaagTTGCATTTATCACCAGATGGACAATGTGCGTAAAAAAAATGTCATAAGCAGCAAAAATGAGGtatttaacaaaaaataaatgagCAAATAATAGATGAGGGTAAAGGCTCCCACCTTTGCACGTTGCCTATGGTTTGCATCCACTGCAGCTTCTACTTCAATGCCAACACAAATAGCACCCTCAGTGACAGTTCCTTTGTGAACAAATATGTTTCCAAGGGATTTTTGGACATCTTTTATCTCTACAACAGCTTCTCCCAAATTTCCAGGCTCAGTAACATACAGAAATCCATTGTCCCCAATTTGACCCCCTGATTCGGCATAAAATGGGGTTTTGTCAAGTATCACTTCAACTTCACTTCCTTTAGAAACTTGTCCCACAGGCTTTCCATCAACTAACAGACCCTCAACCACCGCATTAGCTAACAAAGTGCTGTAACCAAGAAATTCAGTGTCTGAAATGTTTTCTGTTAGCTCAGCTCCATCCTCGACTGAAAGTTTGACTGTATTATGTGCAGCCTGAGATTGTCGTCTTTGGTTCTCCATTTCTGTATCAAAGCTGTCCATATCTATGCCAACACCATGCTCACCAGCGACTTCCTTCGTTATTTCCACTGGAAATCCATATGTATCATATAGAAGAAATGCATCCTTACCAGATAAACAAGGAACAGTTCCATTTATCTGAGAAAAGGACAATGCATCTGCCAACATTTGTCCCAGAAGTctttctcctctctcgagtgttaACACAAAGCGAAGTTCCTCCCTTTTCAATTCCTCGAGAATGCGGGAAGCTCTTGTCTTTAACTCTGGATCTATGGTGGAGCTTAATTTTATAACCTCGTTTGCCAATATAGGCAGAAAAGCTCCTTCAAGATTTCCCATGCCATCACCTTTTATACCAAGTAGCCTGCCAGTTCTAACAGCCCTCCTGATAAGGCGTCGAACCACATAGCCTCTGCCAACATTGGATGGGAAAACTCCATCTGATATCAAATAAACTACAGCACGCATGTGATCTCCTATTATCTgaataagataaattattttgggaaaataATTCCAAAATTAGGAAATTGCCAGTTCAGCTGATTGAGAAGTATTGGCATAAAATTCCATTGACTTACTTTAAGGTTTGTCTTTGAAGTCTCATCTGCAAGTGTATATGAAACATTTGCTAATTTTGACGCCTTCTCTATTATGGGAAAAATTAAGTCGGTTTCATAATTGTTGGGGACCTGCGGAAGAGAAAAGAAGTGGAGTTTAGCAAGTTCACCAGTGAATAAGATGCCATATCAGCAAACAATCTACATAAGAAAAATAACTTTTAACCCAGGATACTGTTTTTTCGGGGAgcctaattaaatttatttttgatcGAAGTAAGCATGAGCAAAGGAGCCATATcatatcaattttattttaatgacTTAATAACAACATTAGGTCCTACCGACGTATCTCCTAAGTGGCTAAGTCCTAATGCACTCAATATTATCCAGAACTCGCTTTGCAAAAAGTAGCACCAACCTGTTGAAGAATGCGAGCCATACGCTCTAACCCTAGACCAGTATCTATATTCTTCTGTTTCAAGGGCTCAAGTGAGCCGTCATCCTTTTTGTTGTATTGCATGAAAACAAGGTTGTAGAACTCTATAAACCTAGAATCATCTCCAAGATCCTGGTATTCAACCAACATGAAATATACAGTAATGAATTAGAAGTCATACGCATTAGAGGTAGGACAAAATTAAGTTTTGAACAAAAGCATGAAGTATCAAGATTCAAGACCAAGTAAAATGACCACAAACTTTTCCATGGAATAAACAAGAAATCATAATCAAACGACACAGAAAATGAATCATTACCCTGACGTAAATCAAATACTTACAACATCTGAATGTCCTCTCTCGGGatgaaaatcataataaatttcagAGCAAGGGCCACAGGGCCCAGTAACTCCACTGGTCCAGAAGTTGTCATCTTCACCAAGTCTTTTTATGCGGTTTGCAGGGACACCAATCTGAGAGTGATAACATCAGCGAAGTAATCAGCTATAAATATATCCCTGTAACCAAAACTTCAGTCTATCTGGAAAGTAAGAGCCACAATTTCTAGCATGACGAGATAAGACAGTCATATTCATATTGCTAGATTGCAGTAAGTGGAAGTCCTCATTGAtattaatgatttttaaaaaaaattgtcaatTAATATATGGTTGGACATAAAACATAAAACAAGATATGAATATTAGGAAAGGAAAATAATGTGAATCTGACTTCTTTACCTCATTCTGCCATATAGCAGATGTTTCATCATCTTTTTCATATACACTAATCCATAATCTGTCAGCAGGTAATCCAAACCTACAAAAAACACAATTAAAATGAGAATGTTAGTAAGGCTAAGAGGAGGTTTATTGATAGACAGTTACATCAAGACAATTGATTGGAGGGAAATATACATAATGTTCGCAGTCAATAAAAGAGAAGTGTGGACCAGTGCTGACTCAACATAATAATagttaaaaataaaagattCAAGAGAGCAacaaattcttgattttatctGACATTAAGTAGAGTCAAACAGGATTTTGTTGACAAGCATTTACACTGCTCTTTTGGCTTCAAGCAGTGCTTATAGAAACTTCATCGTATAACTCATTCCTCAATAAACTAGGGATTTCAAAGAATTTAAGATACTTTGATCAGGTTGATACATACTCTAATGTGGAAAGCTCCCATGCCCATTTTATGGCATCTTGTTTAAAGTAATCCCCAAAACTAAAATTTCCAAGCATCTCAAAGAATGTTTGATGTCGAGATGTTCGACCTACATTCTCAATATCATTCGTACGTATACATCTTTGCGATGTCGCAGCGCGAGGCACTTCTCTTGGCACCTAACAAAAAATAGACAAAATCAATTCTAAATGTGAAGTAGCATATGCATAAATTATCAGGATTTGCTGCCATAGCAAGCATAACCCGTAAAGATTGTGTATTAAAACCATATTCAGCTTAAAGACAAAATAAAGGGAAATCATATATAGACCAAATTTCTTGTCGTGAATGGATACGAACTGAAGAGAGGACTACACTATGCAAGTAATTTATAGCCAGATAACAGCAAATGATCATGAGACAGTAGACCTAACAGTGGCACCAATGCCAGGTGATTAATCAAATGCAACATTCTCTACCCTTTATCATGCTGTAAAGACATAAAAGCCAGAAAAAAATTCTGAATAGCTTCATCAATGACATCAATCATCTAAACAAATTTCTCATCATTATTTGTTCCTTTGAGAAGAGGAATTCCAAATATCAACTACACTACACCGAAATAAGGTCTGCATTTACTAAGTTCATCAATTCAATTCTTTTTTGATATGCTACTAAAGAGTTTTCCCTTCACTCAAGTAGCACTCCTGGACCTACAAGTAAGAACTCATGTGACACATACTGCACCTTCCCGAGGAAAATAGGCTTGAACTGAAGCATTCCAGCAATTGTTAGCAGAACTGTGGGATCTTCTGGGACAAGAGAAGCACTTGGAAGAACTTTATGACCTCTCGCAGCATAAAATTCAAGAAATCTTCTACGTATAGAGTCACCACTTGGCAAAAGATTCGTGTGTTTATCTTCCTCAACCTCAGTCAAGGATTGTGCTGCAGCTGAAATGAAAATGTTATTTACGTTCTTACTTTCCAAAAACAACGAAAAAGAATTAGTCTAAGTCAATAACTTTAAACAGAACTTTACCTCTTGCAGTTAATAGTTGAGATCCTTTCACATGAGAATTCCAATAGCTCAAATTATAGGGAACAATTGAAGCTGGAGTTGGTATAATAAAGCCTCTATAGTTCCTGTAACCTGCATTTGGATTATCTGCATATCACGTCGCTAGGAAAGAAGATagaaaaaaattggaaaataGATATTAAGTCTTGTCACCATCTTTAACTTGTTTCCACAATCACTAAGTCTGTTTGCCGGAACTCGATTTGTGTACAAGCTATTTTTCAGCCTAAGTCAGTCCATTACTTTACTTACTATCTTTCTTTCAATTTCAAAAAAACATTAGTGGACTGTGAAAATTGAAAAGGAAGCAATCCAATCCTTTGGGACTTAAGGTCAGTGACACGCTCCAATGTGATTTGTCTCAATGAAAGCAGATTAATCCCAGGTGGCTTAAGTGATGCTTAATGATTTGGTAACAAGTTCATAATGGACTATCACttggttttcatttttggtGACAAGTTCATATATGTATCCCGTCCAATCTCTCACTGGGTCATGAATGACCAACGGTACCCCcggttaataaaaaaaaattcaatcacAGATGAAAGCTAGACCTTTTAGTCCAAATCAACTATAGTAATGAATAATAACACAAGAAATGTGATAAACTGATGGAATCAGTACCAAAGCATTTGGTTTCAATACAAATATCAGTTGAAGCTACAAATGGAGCAAAACTGAATCTTTGGCCGTGACTCAGAATCTTGACCTCCTAATAAACTTAAAATCCA comes from Henckelia pumila isolate YLH828 chromosome 4, ASM3356847v2, whole genome shotgun sequence and encodes:
- the LOC140862924 gene encoding alanine--tRNA ligase, chloroplastic/mitochondrial isoform X3 produces the protein MGSLTLPFSLQTRYGGPLHSGYRNYRGFIIPTPASIVPYNLSYWNSHVKGSQLLTARAAAQSLTEVEEDKHTNLLPSGDSIRRRFLEFYAARGHKVLPSASLVPEDPTVLLTIAGMLQFKPIFLGKVPREVPRAATSQRCIRTNDIENVGRTSRHQTFFEMLGNFSFGDYFKQDAIKWAWELSTLEFGLPADRLWISVYEKDDETSAIWQNEIGVPANRIKRLGEDDNFWTSGVTGPCGPCSEIYYDFHPERGHSDVDLGDDSRFIEFYNLVFMQYNKKDDGSLEPLKQKNIDTGLGLERMARILQQVPNNYETDLIFPIIEKASKLANVSYTLADETSKTNLKIIGDHMRAVVYLISDGVFPSNVGRGYVVRRLIRRAVRTGRLLGIKGDGMGNLEGAFLPILANEVIKLSSTIDPELKTRASRILEELKREELRFVLTLERGERLLGQMLADALSFSQINGTVPCLSGKDAFLLYDTYGFPVEITKEVAGEHGVGIDMDSFDTEMENQRRQSQAAHNTVKLSVEDGAELTENISDTEFLGYSTLLANAVVEGLLVDGKPVGQVSKGSEVEVILDKTPFYAESGGQIGDNGFLYVTEPGNLGEAVVEIKDVQKSLGNIFVHKGTVTEGAICVGIEVEAAVDANHRQRAKVHHTATHLLQAALKKVIGQETAQAGSLVALDRLRFDFSFNRPLREHELMEIEHLINQWIGDATILETKVMPLTEAKRAGAIAMFGEKYGEQVRVVEVPGVSMELCGGTHVSNTCEIRGFKIISEQGIASGIRRIEAVAGEAFIEYVSTRDNYMKQLCSTLKVNAEDVTGRVNNLLKDLREARNEVSAARAKAAMYKASSLVNKASTVGSSLNIRVLVESLDDTDGDALKSAAEHLADALQDPAAVVLGSCPDENRVSLVAAFTPGVVSLGVQAGKFIGPIAKLCGGRGGGRPNFAQAGGSEPQNLLVALEKAREELVSLLADKTT
- the LOC140862924 gene encoding alanine--tRNA ligase, chloroplastic/mitochondrial isoform X1 — protein: MGSLTLPFSLQTRYGGPLHSDNPNAGYRNYRGFIIPTPASIVPYNLSYWNSHVKGSQLLTARAAAQSLTEVEEDKHTNLLPSGDSIRRRFLEFYAARGHKVLPSASLVPEDPTVLLTIAGMLQFKPIFLGKVPREVPRAATSQRCIRTNDIENVGRTSRHQTFFEMLGNFSFGDYFKQDAIKWAWELSTLEFGLPADRLWISVYEKDDETSAIWQNEIGVPANRIKRLGEDDNFWTSGVTGPCGPCSEIYYDFHPERGHSDVDLGDDSRFIEFYNLVFMQYNKKDDGSLEPLKQKNIDTGLGLERMARILQQVPNNYETDLIFPIIEKASKLANVSYTLADETSKTNLKIIGDHMRAVVYLISDGVFPSNVGRGYVVRRLIRRAVRTGRLLGIKGDGMGNLEGAFLPILANEVIKLSSTIDPELKTRASRILEELKREELRFVLTLERGERLLGQMLADALSFSQINGTVPCLSGKDAFLLYDTYGFPVEITKEVAGEHGVGIDMDSFDTEMENQRRQSQAAHNTVKLSVEDGAELTENISDTEFLGYSTLLANAVVEGLLVDGKPVGQVSKGSEVEVILDKTPFYAESGGQIGDNGFLYVTEPGNLGEAVVEIKDVQKSLGNIFVHKGTVTEGAICVGIEVEAAVDANHRQRAKVHHTATHLLQAALKKVIGQETAQAGSLVALDRLRFDFSFNRPLREHELMEIEHLINQWIGDATILETKVMPLTEAKRAGAIAMFGEKYGEQVRVVEVPGVSMELCGGTHVSNTCEIRGFKIISEQGIASGIRRIEAVAGEAFIEYVSTRDNYMKQLCSTLKVNAEDVTGRVNNLLKDLREARNEVSAARAKAAMYKASSLVNKASTVGSSLNIRVLVESLDDTDGDALKSAAEHLADALQDPAAVVLGSCPDENRVSLVAAFTPGVVSLGVQAGKFIGPIAKLCGGRGGGRPNFAQAGGSEPQNLLVALEKAREELVSLLADKTT
- the LOC140862924 gene encoding alanine--tRNA ligase, chloroplastic/mitochondrial isoform X4 gives rise to the protein MGSLTLPFSLQTRYGGPLHSGYRNYRGFIIPTPASIVPYNLSYWNSHVKGSQLLTARAQSLTEVEEDKHTNLLPSGDSIRRRFLEFYAARGHKVLPSASLVPEDPTVLLTIAGMLQFKPIFLGKVPREVPRAATSQRCIRTNDIENVGRTSRHQTFFEMLGNFSFGDYFKQDAIKWAWELSTLEFGLPADRLWISVYEKDDETSAIWQNEIGVPANRIKRLGEDDNFWTSGVTGPCGPCSEIYYDFHPERGHSDVDLGDDSRFIEFYNLVFMQYNKKDDGSLEPLKQKNIDTGLGLERMARILQQVPNNYETDLIFPIIEKASKLANVSYTLADETSKTNLKIIGDHMRAVVYLISDGVFPSNVGRGYVVRRLIRRAVRTGRLLGIKGDGMGNLEGAFLPILANEVIKLSSTIDPELKTRASRILEELKREELRFVLTLERGERLLGQMLADALSFSQINGTVPCLSGKDAFLLYDTYGFPVEITKEVAGEHGVGIDMDSFDTEMENQRRQSQAAHNTVKLSVEDGAELTENISDTEFLGYSTLLANAVVEGLLVDGKPVGQVSKGSEVEVILDKTPFYAESGGQIGDNGFLYVTEPGNLGEAVVEIKDVQKSLGNIFVHKGTVTEGAICVGIEVEAAVDANHRQRAKVHHTATHLLQAALKKVIGQETAQAGSLVALDRLRFDFSFNRPLREHELMEIEHLINQWIGDATILETKVMPLTEAKRAGAIAMFGEKYGEQVRVVEVPGVSMELCGGTHVSNTCEIRGFKIISEQGIASGIRRIEAVAGEAFIEYVSTRDNYMKQLCSTLKVNAEDVTGRVNNLLKDLREARNEVSAARAKAAMYKASSLVNKASTVGSSLNIRVLVESLDDTDGDALKSAAEHLADALQDPAAVVLGSCPDENRVSLVAAFTPGVVSLGVQAGKFIGPIAKLCGGRGGGRPNFAQAGGSEPQNLLVALEKAREELVSLLADKTT
- the LOC140862924 gene encoding alanine--tRNA ligase, chloroplastic/mitochondrial isoform X2, which produces MGSLTLPFSLQTRYGGPLHSDNPNAGYRNYRGFIIPTPASIVPYNLSYWNSHVKGSQLLTARAQSLTEVEEDKHTNLLPSGDSIRRRFLEFYAARGHKVLPSASLVPEDPTVLLTIAGMLQFKPIFLGKVPREVPRAATSQRCIRTNDIENVGRTSRHQTFFEMLGNFSFGDYFKQDAIKWAWELSTLEFGLPADRLWISVYEKDDETSAIWQNEIGVPANRIKRLGEDDNFWTSGVTGPCGPCSEIYYDFHPERGHSDVDLGDDSRFIEFYNLVFMQYNKKDDGSLEPLKQKNIDTGLGLERMARILQQVPNNYETDLIFPIIEKASKLANVSYTLADETSKTNLKIIGDHMRAVVYLISDGVFPSNVGRGYVVRRLIRRAVRTGRLLGIKGDGMGNLEGAFLPILANEVIKLSSTIDPELKTRASRILEELKREELRFVLTLERGERLLGQMLADALSFSQINGTVPCLSGKDAFLLYDTYGFPVEITKEVAGEHGVGIDMDSFDTEMENQRRQSQAAHNTVKLSVEDGAELTENISDTEFLGYSTLLANAVVEGLLVDGKPVGQVSKGSEVEVILDKTPFYAESGGQIGDNGFLYVTEPGNLGEAVVEIKDVQKSLGNIFVHKGTVTEGAICVGIEVEAAVDANHRQRAKVHHTATHLLQAALKKVIGQETAQAGSLVALDRLRFDFSFNRPLREHELMEIEHLINQWIGDATILETKVMPLTEAKRAGAIAMFGEKYGEQVRVVEVPGVSMELCGGTHVSNTCEIRGFKIISEQGIASGIRRIEAVAGEAFIEYVSTRDNYMKQLCSTLKVNAEDVTGRVNNLLKDLREARNEVSAARAKAAMYKASSLVNKASTVGSSLNIRVLVESLDDTDGDALKSAAEHLADALQDPAAVVLGSCPDENRVSLVAAFTPGVVSLGVQAGKFIGPIAKLCGGRGGGRPNFAQAGGSEPQNLLVALEKAREELVSLLADKTT
- the LOC140862924 gene encoding alanine--tRNA ligase, chloroplastic/mitochondrial isoform X5, whose protein sequence is MILRMFGLPADRLWISVYEKDDETSAIWQNEIGVPANRIKRLGEDDNFWTSGVTGPCGPCSEIYYDFHPERGHSDVDLGDDSRFIEFYNLVFMQYNKKDDGSLEPLKQKNIDTGLGLERMARILQQVPNNYETDLIFPIIEKASKLANVSYTLADETSKTNLKIIGDHMRAVVYLISDGVFPSNVGRGYVVRRLIRRAVRTGRLLGIKGDGMGNLEGAFLPILANEVIKLSSTIDPELKTRASRILEELKREELRFVLTLERGERLLGQMLADALSFSQINGTVPCLSGKDAFLLYDTYGFPVEITKEVAGEHGVGIDMDSFDTEMENQRRQSQAAHNTVKLSVEDGAELTENISDTEFLGYSTLLANAVVEGLLVDGKPVGQVSKGSEVEVILDKTPFYAESGGQIGDNGFLYVTEPGNLGEAVVEIKDVQKSLGNIFVHKGTVTEGAICVGIEVEAAVDANHRQRAKVHHTATHLLQAALKKVIGQETAQAGSLVALDRLRFDFSFNRPLREHELMEIEHLINQWIGDATILETKVMPLTEAKRAGAIAMFGEKYGEQVRVVEVPGVSMELCGGTHVSNTCEIRGFKIISEQGIASGIRRIEAVAGEAFIEYVSTRDNYMKQLCSTLKVNAEDVTGRVNNLLKDLREARNEVSAARAKAAMYKASSLVNKASTVGSSLNIRVLVESLDDTDGDALKSAAEHLADALQDPAAVVLGSCPDENRVSLVAAFTPGVVSLGVQAGKFIGPIAKLCGGRGGGRPNFAQAGGSEPQNLLVALEKAREELVSLLADKTT